CTACGGTGATCTCTCCCAACGGATAGTCGCTTACTGCTTCATAGTAGGATGTCTGGGCGTCCTCGTCGGCTGAAACGAATTTATAGGGTCCGCAGCCGACTGCGGCGTTGGGTTCTGTATACTTTTTGGACTCTGTGACGTTTTCCCAGATGTGTTTTGGTAAAATGTAGTAGGACAGGGTTGCTTCGTTCATGAACGCAAAGGCTTCGTCCTCGTCAAAATTCAGGCGGATGCTGGTATCGTCGATCTGGTCGACGGAGGTGATCTTTAGGAACCAGGTCATGTTCTGCTGCTTGTAGTAGTCGAAGGTGAACAGCACATCTTCGATGGTCACTGGCTCGCCGTCATGCCATTTTAGGCTTCCCAAGGGGTCGAAATGGAGGGTAACCTGCCTGTTATCATCGCTGATCTCCCATTTTTTGAAAAAACACCCGTCTCCGGTCAGCTTTCCTTCCTCATCAAAACGCCATAAATTCAGCTGTGAGAAGGAATGGTAGTTGAGGCGGCCATAGGCGCTCTCGCTGTTCATGGCGCTGTAGCCATCGTTTTTGTAGGTTGTCCCGATACGCAGCACCTCTACGTGTCCTGACCCGTTCCCCTGCTGCTCCCCGCTGGCATTTCCACAGCCCGAAAGAGGCAGCACCACCATCACGGCTGCTAAACAGGCCGCAATCACTCTTTTAATTTTCATTTCTTTTTTACTCCTTTGTAAATGGTTATTTTAAACAACAGCCGAATTGAGCTGTTTGTCTTCAACAATGACGCCCTCTTCAATGGTATAAATCTTGTCTGACACATAACGGCAGAGGGCTACGTCATGGGTAATAAAAAGATAGGACAGCTTTCTTTTTTTCTGCAGCGCGAGCAGCATCCGCATGACCTGCGCCTGTGAAATCACATCCAGCATGGACGTGGGCTCATCCAGTATTAAGATGTCGGGCTCTGGCAAAAGCGCTCTTGCAATGGCAAGGCGCTGGAGCTCACCTCCTGAAAGCTGTGCCGGTACCCGCTTCAGCTGCTCTGGATAAATACCAAATTGCCCAGCCATTTCGCGCCGCGCTTCTGTGTTGTACGCTTTGCCGCAGAGCTTATAAACTTCCTCCATGCTTTTATCCAGTGAAATTCTGGGATTAAAGGACACTTCTGGGTGCTGGAAAATCATCTGGATACGCTTCCGTTTTTTTTCCCTGGCGGGCAGGGCCTGAAAGGGCTCATTGTTATAGAGCACTTTCCCCTGCACTGGGCGGAGCAGCCCGGCGGCGATCTGTCCCAATGTTGATTTTCCGCTTCCACTTGTTCCTAAAAGACCCACAATCTGGCTGTCTTCCAATGTGATTGAAACATCTTTTAAGACAAAATCCTCCTGCTGAGGATAGCGGTGTGATACACGGTCAATTTTAAGCCCCATAGAGATGACACCTCACATTATGCTGCTCTACTCTGGTCATCTCCGGCGTTTCCAGGCATTTTCCGCTGGCCTGTGGACACCGGTGCGCAAAGGTACAGGCAAAGCGTTTATTGATGGAGGGCGCATAGCCGCCCGGACAATTCAGGCCGTTTTCTGGCAGCGCTTCCAGC
The DNA window shown above is from Eubacterium limosum and carries:
- a CDS encoding ABC transporter ATP-binding protein, producing MGLKIDRVSHRYPQQEDFVLKDVSITLEDSQIVGLLGTSGSGKSTLGQIAAGLLRPVQGKVLYNNEPFQALPAREKKRKRIQMIFQHPEVSFNPRISLDKSMEEVYKLCGKAYNTEARREMAGQFGIYPEQLKRVPAQLSGGELQRLAIARALLPEPDILILDEPTSMLDVISQAQVMRMLLALQKKRKLSYLFITHDVALCRYVSDKIYTIEEGVIVEDKQLNSAVV